Proteins from one Coturnix japonica isolate 7356 chromosome 5, Coturnix japonica 2.1, whole genome shotgun sequence genomic window:
- the LOC107314842 gene encoding cytosolic phospholipase A2 epsilon-like isoform X4, which translates to MNQEELEVEFLLDNVPGVSEKIVTNGVLVSREVSCVEVQVDDTKMRSPDARRDFTFTMKGSYEETKNISIGPSFSQRGSDSTMFHYIKYSQPNLDMVLPKEHLYCGRDSDRREKDRNSPLSVPLNSLDLGKKMTVVRDASYEVSVKEDDGNKNLDLRLGFDLCAEEKDFICKRKKVVAAALKNVLHLDEDLQEDEVPVVAVMTTAGGVRSMTSMFGSLLALQELGVLDCISYISGLSATTWTMSKLYEDVNWSQKDLRGPIDDIQKYVIKSKLHCFSTDHLKYYEKELCKRKLEGHKLSFTDLWGLFIDSMLHNEENTHKLSDQQLAVNQGQNPLPIYLALNVRDKFSTLDFKEWVEFTPYEVGSLKYGAFVRSEDFGSEFFMGHLMKKIPESRICFLEGTWSNIFSESFMDVVYLSGHSEDFWHRWTRGTEHPIEEHPALPMRPHEQTTRLSLPKGYLSNALREMLTGRPSVSYYHNFLKGLQLHNKYLENERFCMWKDTVLDSSPNELNAMGDYLKLVDTAFFINTSCPPFLRPERKVDVILHLNYSGGSQTRPLDLFSEYCLEQGIPFPCTELSPEDREHLKECYVFEDSLEAPILVYFPLVCDTFQRYKAPNVERSPAEMEQGRVCVSNSFGPYGTGQLTYTEGNFNKLLNLCNYNILNNKHSILRALQTAVERKKRFKNCSSTQSSELS; encoded by the exons ATG AATCAGGAAGAACTGGAAGTGGAATTTCTACTGGATAATGT accAGGTGTATCTGAAAAAATAGTCACTAATGGTGTGCTAGTG TCTCGAGAGGTTTCCTGTGTGGAAGTGCAAGTGGATGACACAAAAATGAGGAGTCCTGACGCAA GGAGAGATTTCACCTTCACAATGAAGGGATCCTATGAAGAAACCAAGAACATTTCCATAGGTCCTTCCTTCAGCCAGAGAGGCAGTGATTCTACCATGTTCCACTATATCAAGTACAGCCAACCCAACCTGGACATGGTGTTGCCAAAGGAACATTTATACTGTGGT CGTGATTCAGACAGGAGGGAAAAGGATAGAAATAGTCCTCTATCTGTGCCTCTGAATTCTCTGGacctgggaaagaaaatgacagtagTGAGA GATGCATCTTATGAAGTGTCTGTGAAGGAAGACGATGG TAACAAGAATTTAGATCTGCGTTTGGGGTTTGATTTatgtgcagaggaaaaagatttcATCTGTAAAAGGAAGAaggttgttgctgctgctctaaaaaatgttcttcatcTCGATGAAGACCTGCAGGAGGATGAG GTGCCAGTGGTGGCAGTCATGACCACAGCAGGAGGAGTGCGGTCCATGACGTCAATGTTTGGCAGTCTTCTAGCTCTACAGGAGTTAGGTGTTTTGGACTGCATCTCATACATCAGTGGTTTATCTGCCACAACATG GACCATGTCAAAATTATATGAAGATGTAAATTGGTCACAGAAGGATCTCAGAGGGCCAATTGATGATATCCAGAAATATGTGATCAAGAGCAAATTGCACTGTTTCTCTACTGATCATCTGAAATACTACGAGAAGGAGTTGTGTAAAAGAAAGCTAGAGGGGCACAAGCTCTCTTTCACAGACTTATGGGGACTCTTCATTGACTCTATGCTACACAATGAG GAGAATACTCATAAACTCTCTGATCAGCAACTGGCAGTGAATCAGGGGCAGAATCCACTGCCCATTTACCTAGCTCTCAATGTCAGAGATAAATTTAGCACTCTGGATTTTAAAG AGTGGGTGGAGTTCACGCCTTATGAGGTGGGTTCCCTGAAATATGGGGCCTTTGTTCGCTCAGAGGATTTTGGTAGTGAGTTTTTCATGGGCCACCTGATGAAGAAGATCCCAGAATCCCGGATCTGCTTCTTGGAAG GTACATGGAGTAATATATTTTCCGAGAGTTTTATGGATGTTGTCTACCTCTCTGGTCATTCCGAGGACTTCTGGCACAGATGGACCCGAGGCACTGAGCATCCCATTG AGGAACACCCTGCTCTGCCCATGAGACCTCATGAACAGACAACTCGCTTATCCCTTCCCAAGGGTTACCTTTCCAATGCTCTTCGAGAAATGCTGACAGGACGGCCATCAGTTTCGTACTATCATAATTTCCTCAAGGGCTTGCAGCTACATAACAAGTATTTAGAGAATGAAAGATTCTGCATGTGGAAAG ATACAGTGCTTGATTCCTCTCCCAACGAACTGAATGCAATGGGTGACTACCTCAAGCTGGTAGATACAGCTTTTTTCATCAATACCAGCTGTCCACCATTTTTGAGGCCAGAGAGGAAAGTGGAtgtcattttgcatttaaattacaGCGGAGGATCACAGACTCGG CCATTGGACCTATTTTCAGAGTACTGTTTAGAGCAAGGGATTCCATTcccctgcacagagctgagccctgAGGATCGGGAGCACCTGAAGGAGTGCTATGTGTTTGAGGACAGTTTAGAGGCACCCATCTTGGTCTATTTCCCACTTGTGTGTGATACCTTCCAAAGATACAAGGCACCGA ATGTGGAGCGCAGTCCTGCAGAGATGGAGCAGGGAAGAGTATGTGTGTCCAATTCTTTTGGTCCCTATGGTACTGGTCAGCTTACATATACTGAAGGGAATTTCAACAAGCTGTTAAACCTCTGCAACTACAACATTCTGAATAATAAACATTCGATTCTTCGGGCTTTGCAAACTGCTGTGGAACGAAAGAAGCGATTTAAAAATTGTTCATCAACTCAGTCATCTGAACTCTCTTAA